DNA from Armatimonadota bacterium:
GCGCCGGAAGCAGTGTGGCGCTTCTACAACGGGCGCTGCAACGTGGAGAACCTGATCAAGAGCCTGCCCTGAGTGAAACGAAGGGAGGGGCGGCTGGGGTTGGGGATGGACGAGGTGTGCTCGCACTCGTGGGCGGCGAACGCCTTGCACAACTGGCTGGCGCTTTTGGCGGGCAACGTCGTGGGCTGGTTTGGGGAATACCTGCTGGGCTTGGAGCGCCGCCACAGCATCGCCCTGGTACGGGAGCGGTTGCTGCGCATCCCGGCGCGCTTGATACGCACGGGGCGCCAGTGGGTGCTGCGCTTGTCGGCGCAGTATCGGCATCTCAATCTGTTTCTGCGAGCGCATCAGCGGTTGCGTGCGGGACCGACCTTCGCCTGAGCGCGACGGATGCATACCCTTCATCACCAGCCCCGGGCGACCGGGGCTATCGGCGTTGTGCGCGACGCCGATCTGCGGGCACATGGCAGGGGTGGGCGGCCCTCCCCACTCCATTTCCGAGCCACAAAACCCGCATCGCGCCTCCCACTGAAACCATTAACCCACTCACGCCCTGTCCGAATGCTTCCCGGCTCGCGAAAAACGCACACCGGCGGGCCTTACGCATAATCTGGGTTAGAGGGTCGCGCCCGGACGTGCGCGCAGCCATCCCAACGAGAAACGGGCACGCCCTTGCAGGCAGGGAGCGAACTGCTGCGCAGAGCAGCACTAGCCAAGCTCATCGTGGATCGCCGCGGCGGCGCGGCGGCCCGCGCCCATCGCCTCGATCACCGTCGCCGAGCCGGTAACGATGTCGCCGCCGGCGTACACTCGCGGCAGGCTGGTGCGCCCGGTGTCGGGGTCGGCGATGATGTAGCCGCGCTCGTTCACCGCCAACCCCGGGGTCGTGCGCTGGATGAGCGGGTTGGCGGCGCTGCCGATGGCGATGATGACGGTGTCGGCGGCGAGGGTGAACTCGGAGCCGACGCACGGCACCGGTCGCCGCCGCCCGGATTCGTCCGGCTCCCCCAGCTCCATGCGCTGACACTCCAGGCGGGCCGCCCAGAAGTCGCCGTTCGACAGCACCCGGGTCGGGCAGGTCAGGTACTCGAAGCGAATGCCCTCCTCCTGCGCGTGCAGCGCCTCCTCCGCCCGCGCCGGCATCTCCGCCCCCGAGCGCCGATAGACGATCGTCACCTCGCGCGCGCCCATGCGCAGCGCCACCCGCGCGGCGTCCATGGCGACGTTGCCCCCGCCCACCACGGCTACCCGCTCCCCCACCCACAGCGGGGTGTCCACTTCGCCCACGCGATAGGCCTGCATGAGGTTGGCGCGGGCCAGGAACTCGTTCGCGGAATAGACGCCGTTGAGGTTCTCGCCCGGGATGCGCATGAAGTGCGGGGCGCCGGCGCCGGTGCCGATGAACGCCGCCGCGTAGCCCGATTCCAGCAGCGCGGGGAGAGTGAACAGGCGCCCGATGACCGCGTTGGGCCGCACCTCTACCCCCAGGCCGCGCACGTATTCGATCTCCGCGTCGAGCACGGTCTTGGGCAGGCGGAAGTTGGGAATGCCGTAGCGCAGCACCCCGCCCGCCCCGTGCAGCGCCTCGAAGATGGTCACGCCATAGCCCAGCCGGGCCAGGTCGCCGGCCACCGTCAGCCCCGCCGGCCCGGAGCCGACGACGGCGATGCGCGGGCCCTCGGGGACGGCGGGTGATTCTGCGCCGGCGCGCTCGTGCGCCAGTGCATAATCCCCCACGAAGCGCTCCAACCTCCCCACCGCCACCGGCTCGCCCTTGTTGGCGAGCACGCACACGCCCTCGCACTGGCTCTCCTGGGGACATACCCGCCCGCAGATCGCCGGCAGGCTGTTGCGGTCGCGCACCCGCGCCGCGGCCTCGCCGAAGCGGCCGTCGCGCACCAGCGCCAGAAAGCCGGGGATGTCTATGCCGACGGGACAGCCCTCGACGCACTTGGGCTGCTTGCACTGCAGGCAGCGCGATGCCTCCGCGATCGCCAACTCCTCCGTGAACCCCAATGCCACCTCTTCGAAGTTGCGGGCGCGCGCCGCCGGGTCCTGCTCCGGCATGGGCTGGCGCGGCAGGCGCTTAGGCTTCGCCGAGTCGGCAGGCATGCTCGTAAACCTCCTTGGCGCGCCGTTCCGCGTCCACAAATCGCTGCTGGCGCTGCGACAGCTCCTCGAAATCAACCTCGTGTCCGTTGAACACCGGCCCGTCCACGCACGCGAACTTGGTCTCGCCTCCTACCGTCACCCGGCAGCCGCCGCACATGCCGGTGCCGTCCACCATGATGGGATTGAGGCTCACCAGCGTCTTCACCCCGTGGGGGCGCGTGGTGGCGGCGACCGCCGCCATCATGGGCACCGGCCCCACTGCCACCACCAGGTCAACCGCGCAGGCGGGATCGTCGAGCAGCGCCGCAAGCTCATCGGATACGAATCCTTTCCGCCCGCGCGAGCCGTCGTCGGTGGTGATGCGCACCTCGTCGCTGACCGCGGTCATTTCGTCCACCAGCACCAGCAGATCGGCGCTGCGGGCGCCGAGGATGCTGAGCACGCGGTTGCCGGCCTGCTTGAGCGCCCGCGCCTTCGGGTAGAGCGCGGGGACGCCGACCCCACCGCCGACGCACACCACGGTGCCCACGCGCCCGACCTCCAGGTGATGGCCGAGGGGGCCGACGACGTCGAGGATAGTGTCGCCGGCGCGCAGGCGGCTGAGCTGCTGCGTGGTCTTGCCCACCGCCAGGAAGATGACGGTGACGGTGCCCGCCGCGGGATCGCAGTCGGCGATGGTCAGCGGTATGCGCTCGCCGGTTTCATCCGCGCGCAAGATCAGGAACTGCCCGGGCCGCGCCGCGCGCGCCAAATCCGGCGCCGCGATATCGAGGCGCGTCAGGTCCGGCCCCAACTTCCTCGCCGAGACGATGGGAAACACTGGTCATCCTCCGTTGTCGTAAGCGCAGAGGTCACGTCTGATTCTGTTCTACCCAGGCGCCGAGGCATTCACCGGCGCGCCGGTAACATGGTGCTCATCGCGGGCCATCTTCGCCAGCGGGAACGGCGCCGGTGCGCGCTCGAGCGCGCCGTGGATGCGGGCGAGCCGGCGGGCGGGAAAACCCTGGGGATAATCATTACCCGCCGCGAAGGAGAAGTCAAGCTGCCGGCCAGCCAAACCGGACCTGTCCGGGCGGCGACCGAGCCAGGCGCAGATAGTTGCGGCGCAACCAGGAATATCGGCCCCGCGCGTCGCAACCCCATGTCACGGGGCACAATGCACCGACCCTGGAGATCCAACACGAGGTGGTGCGCCGTTTCCCGCGAACCCTATAGGGCAAGCCCATGGCAACCGGCAAAGCGCCCATCGCCCATGACATAGAATTGCAGCGCGGTCTCGGGCTGCGCGAGGCGACCATGATCGGTGTCGGCGCCATGATCGGCGCCGGGGTCTTCGCCCTCACCGGCATCGCCGCCGGCGCGGCCGGGCCGGCGCTGACGGTGGCGTTTATCCTCAACGGCATCGTGGCCGCCATCACCGGCATGTCCTACGCCGAGCTGGGGGCGGCGTTCCCCCAGGCGGGCGGCGGCTACTCCTTCGTGCGCATGGCGCTGCCGCGGGTGGCGGGATTCGTCACCGGCTGGATGTCGTGGTTCGCCACCGCCTTCGCCTGCGCGCTCTACGCGCAGACCTTCGGCGCGTACTTCGGTAACCTGCTGCAGGAGGTGATGGGGGTGTCCACCCCCGGCCTCTCCCCGCTGGTGTTCGCACGTGTGCTGGCGGTGCTGGCTGCCCTCGCCTTCGCCTACATCAACATCCGCGGTTCCACCGAGACCGGCGTCGCCGGCAGCATCATCACCCTGTGCAAGGTGCTGATCCTGCTCGCGTTCGCCGGCGCCGGCTTGTGGGTGATGACCCGCGACCCAGGGTGGTCGGCCCAGCTCGGCCTGGGCGCGGTCGGCGACTTCTTCCCGCTGGGCGCCGCCGGCGTCTTTGCCGCCATGGGCATTACCTATGTCGCCTTCGAGGGCTACGAGATCATCGCCCAGGGCGGCGAGGAGATCCGCGATCCGCGGCGCAACATCCCCCGCGCCATCTTCCTGTCCCTGGCCATCGTGCTGCCCATCTACCTGCTGATCGCCGTGGTGTGTATCGGCGCGGTGCGGCCGCCGGACGACATCCCGTCATGGCGCTACCTGGGCAGCCTGGCGGAACCGGAATTGGCGGTGCTGGAGGCCGCCAAGAACGTGCTGGGGCCGGTGACGGGGATGATCCTGATCATGATCGGTGGCCTCATGAGCACCATGTCCGCCCTCAATGCCACCATCTATTCCTCCTCGCGCGTGGCCTTCGCCATGAGCCGCGACGCCCTGGTGCCGCTGGCGCTGGCGCGCGTGCACGCGACGTGCCGCACCCCCTACGTGGCGATCGTCGTCACCGTCGTCGTCGTCGTCCTGATGGCGGCACTGCTGCCGATCCAGGCGGTCGCCGCCGCCACCAACATCCTGTTCCTGCTGAGCTTCACCCTGGTCAACCTCGCCGCCATCTCGCTGCGTTACCAGCGCCCCGACGCGGACCGCCCCTTCCGCATCATCGCTTTCCCCGTCACCACCATCATCGCCATCGTCGTCTCCCTCGGCATGTGCGTGTACCTCGTCCATTGGGAACCGATGGGGGCTGCGGTTTGCCTGGGGTGGATGGTGCTCGGGCTCTACGTATTCTACCACCACTCGCGGCGGCTGGAGCACGAGGAGCGCGGCTCCAAGGTGGTGCTGGAGGAGCGCGAGGTCACTCGCCGTCCCCATCAGATCGTGGTGCTGGTGTCCAGTCCCGAGAGCGTTGAGCCGCTGATCACGGTGGCGGCGGCGCTGGGCAAAGCCACCGAGAGCGAGATTCTGGCGGTGCGTATCGTGCTGGTGCCGCGCCAGCTCCCCATCGCCGAGGGGCGGCAGTTCGTCAACGAGGCCCGTCCGCTGCTCGACGAAGCGGTGGCGCAAGGCGGGCGGCTCGGGGTGCCGGTATATACCATGGTGCGCGTCGCCCAGAGCCTGCCGCAAGCGGTGCTGGAGACGCTGGAGGAGCGCCACGCCGAGCTGGTGGTCATGGGATGGCGCGCGGGACGGCGCGGGCAGCGCGGGCACGTGCTGGGCTCGGTCTTGGATCCGGTGATCCTGCGCGCGCCCTGCGACGTGGCGGTGCTGCGCCCGGGGCGCGACGGCAAGGAGTTCTCGCTGGACTCGATTCTGGTAGGGGTGACGGCCAGCCCCCATGCCAAGCTCGCGGTGGAGATCGGCCAGGCGCTGGCGCAGCAATCCGGGGGCCGCGTACGCTACCTGCACGTGGTCAAGGAAGGCACCGGCATGGACGCCAAGACCATGCACGACTACCTGACCGACGCCGCCCGCAGGCGCGGCGCGCCCACGGTCGAGATCGCCCACGCCACCACCACCGCCGGGGGCATCCTCGAGTTCTCGCGGGAGGCGGACCTGCTGGTTATCGGCGCGGCGCGCGAGCCGCTGTTCGAACAGTACTTCTTCGGCGACAAGACCCAACGCATCGCGCGCGTCGCCCGCTGCGCGGTGCTCATGGTCAAGCGCCACCCCAGCGCTCCCCGCTCCATCCTCCGCCGCCTCTTCACCCCCGCCCCCGAGGACGTTGACGCCTAGCCCGCCGCGCGACGCCGACCGTGCCCAGTGGACTTGCGAGCACCGGCCTCGCTTGTCAGGCGCCGATCGCGCCCCAATTCCACGCGCCCCAATTGCGCAGCTTGACGGGCCCGCCCGAGAGAATATACCATGAGCGCAGGAGCGCCCCATGGCCACCTGTCCGCGCTGCGGCAACCTGCTGCGGGAGGTGCTGGTGACAGTCGGCGCGGAAACGCGCACGGCGGTCGAAGCATGCCTGGACGGCTGCGCCGGCATCTGGGTCGGGCGCGAAGACCTGGTGGCGGGCCTGCAGCCGGCGATGTCGGACGACCTGCTGCGGGTGCAGGAGGGGACGGCGGAGCCGCGCAGCACGCGCTGGGACTTCCTCGAGGTCGAGGAGGCCCGCCGCTGCGGGCCCAAGATCGTGCTGCGGCCGGAGCAACTGGAGCCGTACATCCGCTGCGTCCGCTGCGGCCGCGAGATGGATCGCTACCGCTGGAACATGACCTCGCCGGTGGTGCTCGACGAATGCCGCGACGGTCACGGCATCTGGATTGACGCCGGCGAGATCATGCAGATGCGCCAGTTTTTCCAGGCCGACGCCGCCGATCCGGTCAAGCGCGACGACCTCCGCGGGCGCCTGGCGGAGGTGCGGGCGCAGTACGAGCGCGCGGTGCCGCGCGATCACCCGCACCGCGACCACTCCCCCCTCGGCTGGCTGTTCGGCGTGCTGTTCGACAACGACTGGTAGGCGCGCCCCCTTCTCGGTGGCGCGGGATCACATCCCGTGCCAGGGCGGGCAGGTTGGACACCCCCTACGGCGAAGGCGGCTCGGCACGCAAGACCCCCTGATTGCGGTCGAACATCCGTGCGGCCGGTGGGTGAGGATCGCGCCGGCCTCGCAAGCGGCCCGGCGGAAGGAGCCATCGAAGATGAGCATCCCCATTCGCGTCCACCCCGACAACCCGAGATGCTTCGAGTTCAGGGGCAAGCCCCTCGCCCTGGTGACCGCGACGGAGCACTACGGAGCGGTCATGAACCGCCCGTTCCGGTTCGAGCGATACCTGGCCGACGCGGCCGCCAAGCGCATGACGCTGACCCGGCTGTTCGTCCTCTTTCGCGAGCTGCAGACCCCGGTCAACCCGTACTCGACCTGCAAGCCGGAATCGCCCGACTACGTCGCGCCTTTCGCCCGCACCGGTCCTGGTACGGCCCTCGACGGCCAGCCGCGCTTCGACCTTGACCGCTGGGAGACCGAGTTCTTCGCGCGCTTGCACCGCTTTCTGTCGCTGGCATCCGAGTACGGCATCGTCGTCGAGGTCACGCTCCTCAGCAACACCTACGCCCCCAACATCTGGGCCCTCAATCCTCTGCACCATGCGAACAACGTCAACGGCCTGGAGCAAGTCGAGTGGCACGACTACCTGACCATGCGCCACCCCAAGCTGCTTGAGCGGCAGTTGGCGCACGTCCGTAAGATCGTTGAAGAGACCAAGCGCTACGACAACGTCATCTACGAAATCTGCAACGAGCCGGGCGGCGGTGTGGAGGGGCGGACCGAGAAGCCCTCGCCCGATGAGATCAATCAGTGGCAAATGGCGATCGCGCAAACCATCCGCGAGGCCGAGGCGGATCTGCCTTGTAAGCACCTCATTGCCGGGCAGGAGGCTTTCACCTACGAGCCGTTCGCGCAACCCTGCGACAGGTCCTTTTCCGAACTCGACCTCGATGTCGTCAACATCCACCCGTTGCCCAACACTACCTGCGGCGGCAAGAGCTATGACATGGGTGAGTTCATGTCCAAGCAGCTCAAGCTGCGCGCGTTCCGCGATTTCTGCCTGGCAACGCGCGACCAGCCCAAGCCCCTCAACCTGGACGAAGACAACGTCGCCAGCCAGTACAAGGACTTCGACGCCTGGACCATCCATCGCAAGCGCGCGTGGACCGCGCTGCTGAGCGGCTGCCACTACGACTACATTGACTTCTCGATCATCAACTACTGTGAGACCGGCACCCCGGACTCGCGGCGGCACATTCGCACCTGGATGCGGCATCTCTCCGAGTTCATTCACACGGTGGACCTCCCGCGCGCGCGACCGCTCGCCGGCTGGCTCAAGGATCCCCCGCCGCATACCCTCGAATCGGTGCTGGCGGTGGAGGGGGAGGACTACTGCATTTATCTCGCGGACGAACGCGAGCTGGGCGACGACGGCGCGGGCAAGAATGTGCGCGGCGAGATCACGCTGCGCTTACCACCGGGGCGCTACCGCGCATCATGCTACTCGCCGCTGACGGGGATGCACTCGCCCGCCACCGAGGTGGCCGGTGGCGAAGACCTGCGCCTTGCCCTGCCCGCGTTCGAGCATGACGTCGCCGTCCGCATCACGCGGGCGGGGTGACCTCGCGGCTGCCCCCCGGCGCCGCGCAGCAACCCCTTGGCAGGAATCAGCTCGGCGCTTGCGGAACACGTGTTTGAGCGTGTGTGGTGGCGACCATGGACTCTGGGGAAAAGCTTGCGGTCCTCGGTTCCGCGGCCCTGTTTGACGTGTGCACGGGCAGCTGCGGCGGGCCGCCGCGCCCGCGAAATGCGCCTCCTCCGGGCCTAGGCGCGAGCGTGATCTATCCCGCAGCTCTCCCCGACGGTCGCACGGTCTCGCTCTTCAAGGTGCTGCAGACCAACGTCTGCCGGCACAACTGCCTCTACTGCGCCAACCGCGCCGATCGCGGGGTGCGCCGCACCCAGTTCCAGCCGGAGGAGCTGGCGGCATTGTTCATGGACTTCCATCGGCGCGGCTACGTGCAGGGCTTGTTCCTCAGCTCGGCGGTGGCGGGGAGCCCCGAGCGCACGATGGCGGACATGCTGACCACCGCCGAGATCGTGCGCCGCCGTTACGGCTTCGCCGGCTACCTCCATCTCAAGGTGCTACCGGGAGCGCCCTACGACTGCGTCGAGCGCGCGGTCGAGCTGGCGGATCGCGTCTCGGTCAACATGGAGGCGCCGACGGAAGCGCAGTTGACCCGGATCGCCCCCGATAAGCACATGCCCGGCGATGTCGTGCAGCGCATGCACTGGATCAAGCGCGCCGCCTCCCGCGCAGGCCTGATGGCGGCGGGTCAGTCAACCCAGTTCGTTGTCGGCGCCGGCCGCGAGACCGACCGCGAACTCCTGACCAGCGTGACCGCGCTTTACCGCGACGTCGGCCTGCGCCGGGCTTACTTCAGCGCCTTCGAGCCGATCGCGGACACGCCGCTGGCGGAGCAGCAACCCGCGCCGCCCATGCGCGAGCATCGCCTCTACCAGGCGGACTGGCTGCTGCGGCGCTACTCGGGGGTCTATGCGTTGGGCGACATCGTGTTCGAGGACGATGGCGACCTGGCGCTCGACGTGGACCCCAAGCTGGCGATTGCCCTGCGCCAGCGCGCGAGATTCCCGGTCGAGGTCAACCGGGCGGATTACGCGGAACTGCTGCAGGTGCCGGGCATCGGCCCGAAGTCGGCGCGGCGGATCGTCGTCCAGCGGCGCGTCCATCGCTTCGGCGATGTGGCGGAATTGCGGCGCGTGGGGGTCGCCGTGCGCCGGGCGGCGCCGTTCGTGCTCATCAACGGCCGCGCGCAGGGCAGCGTGGACGTATTCGCACGCAGGATAGCGGCCAGGCTGCGCGCCGACCACCAACTCTCGCTGCCCTTGGGCGGGTAGCGGCGGCTACATCTTCAGCAGCTCGGTCGCCGCGCCGAAGTCATCGCCTCGCCCGTCGAGCCGCGGGCTGAACAGGCGTAGGAACTCCTTCTTCGGCACCTGCGC
Protein-coding regions in this window:
- a CDS encoding transposase; amino-acid sequence: MKRREGRLGLGMDEVCSHSWAANALHNWLALLAGNVVGWFGEYLLGLERRHSIALVRERLLRIPARLIRTGRQWVLRLSAQYRHLNLFLRAHQRLRAGPTFA
- the gltA gene encoding NADPH-dependent glutamate synthase is translated as MPADSAKPKRLPRQPMPEQDPAARARNFEEVALGFTEELAIAEASRCLQCKQPKCVEGCPVGIDIPGFLALVRDGRFGEAAARVRDRNSLPAICGRVCPQESQCEGVCVLANKGEPVAVGRLERFVGDYALAHERAGAESPAVPEGPRIAVVGSGPAGLTVAGDLARLGYGVTIFEALHGAGGVLRYGIPNFRLPKTVLDAEIEYVRGLGVEVRPNAVIGRLFTLPALLESGYAAAFIGTGAGAPHFMRIPGENLNGVYSANEFLARANLMQAYRVGEVDTPLWVGERVAVVGGGNVAMDAARVALRMGAREVTIVYRRSGAEMPARAEEALHAQEEGIRFEYLTCPTRVLSNGDFWAARLECQRMELGEPDESGRRRPVPCVGSEFTLAADTVIIAIGSAANPLIQRTTPGLAVNERGYIIADPDTGRTSLPRVYAGGDIVTGSATVIEAMGAGRRAAAAIHDELG
- a CDS encoding sulfide/dihydroorotate dehydrogenase-like FAD/NAD-binding protein encodes the protein MFPIVSARKLGPDLTRLDIAAPDLARAARPGQFLILRADETGERIPLTIADCDPAAGTVTVIFLAVGKTTQQLSRLRAGDTILDVVGPLGHHLEVGRVGTVVCVGGGVGVPALYPKARALKQAGNRVLSILGARSADLLVLVDEMTAVSDEVRITTDDGSRGRKGFVSDELAALLDDPACAVDLVVAVGPVPMMAAVAATTRPHGVKTLVSLNPIMVDGTGMCGGCRVTVGGETKFACVDGPVFNGHEVDFEELSQRQQRFVDAERRAKEVYEHACRLGEA
- a CDS encoding amino acid permease — its product is MATGKAPIAHDIELQRGLGLREATMIGVGAMIGAGVFALTGIAAGAAGPALTVAFILNGIVAAITGMSYAELGAAFPQAGGGYSFVRMALPRVAGFVTGWMSWFATAFACALYAQTFGAYFGNLLQEVMGVSTPGLSPLVFARVLAVLAALAFAYINIRGSTETGVAGSIITLCKVLILLAFAGAGLWVMTRDPGWSAQLGLGAVGDFFPLGAAGVFAAMGITYVAFEGYEIIAQGGEEIRDPRRNIPRAIFLSLAIVLPIYLLIAVVCIGAVRPPDDIPSWRYLGSLAEPELAVLEAAKNVLGPVTGMILIMIGGLMSTMSALNATIYSSSRVAFAMSRDALVPLALARVHATCRTPYVAIVVTVVVVVLMAALLPIQAVAAATNILFLLSFTLVNLAAISLRYQRPDADRPFRIIAFPVTTIIAIVVSLGMCVYLVHWEPMGAAVCLGWMVLGLYVFYHHSRRLEHEERGSKVVLEEREVTRRPHQIVVLVSSPESVEPLITVAAALGKATESEILAVRIVLVPRQLPIAEGRQFVNEARPLLDEAVAQGGRLGVPVYTMVRVAQSLPQAVLETLEERHAELVVMGWRAGRRGQRGHVLGSVLDPVILRAPCDVAVLRPGRDGKEFSLDSILVGVTASPHAKLAVEIGQALAQQSGGRVRYLHVVKEGTGMDAKTMHDYLTDAARRRGAPTVEIAHATTTAGGILEFSREADLLVIGAAREPLFEQYFFGDKTQRIARVARCAVLMVKRHPSAPRSILRRLFTPAPEDVDA
- a CDS encoding zf-TFIIB domain-containing protein produces the protein MATCPRCGNLLREVLVTVGAETRTAVEACLDGCAGIWVGREDLVAGLQPAMSDDLLRVQEGTAEPRSTRWDFLEVEEARRCGPKIVLRPEQLEPYIRCVRCGREMDRYRWNMTSPVVLDECRDGHGIWIDAGEIMQMRQFFQADAADPVKRDDLRGRLAEVRAQYERAVPRDHPHRDHSPLGWLFGVLFDNDW
- a CDS encoding DUF6298 domain-containing protein; translated protein: MSIPIRVHPDNPRCFEFRGKPLALVTATEHYGAVMNRPFRFERYLADAAAKRMTLTRLFVLFRELQTPVNPYSTCKPESPDYVAPFARTGPGTALDGQPRFDLDRWETEFFARLHRFLSLASEYGIVVEVTLLSNTYAPNIWALNPLHHANNVNGLEQVEWHDYLTMRHPKLLERQLAHVRKIVEETKRYDNVIYEICNEPGGGVEGRTEKPSPDEINQWQMAIAQTIREAEADLPCKHLIAGQEAFTYEPFAQPCDRSFSELDLDVVNIHPLPNTTCGGKSYDMGEFMSKQLKLRAFRDFCLATRDQPKPLNLDEDNVASQYKDFDAWTIHRKRAWTALLSGCHYDYIDFSIINYCETGTPDSRRHIRTWMRHLSEFIHTVDLPRARPLAGWLKDPPPHTLESVLAVEGEDYCIYLADERELGDDGAGKNVRGEITLRLPPGRYRASCYSPLTGMHSPATEVAGGEDLRLALPAFEHDVAVRITRAG
- a CDS encoding putative DNA modification/repair radical SAM protein — translated: MDSGEKLAVLGSAALFDVCTGSCGGPPRPRNAPPPGLGASVIYPAALPDGRTVSLFKVLQTNVCRHNCLYCANRADRGVRRTQFQPEELAALFMDFHRRGYVQGLFLSSAVAGSPERTMADMLTTAEIVRRRYGFAGYLHLKVLPGAPYDCVERAVELADRVSVNMEAPTEAQLTRIAPDKHMPGDVVQRMHWIKRAASRAGLMAAGQSTQFVVGAGRETDRELLTSVTALYRDVGLRRAYFSAFEPIADTPLAEQQPAPPMREHRLYQADWLLRRYSGVYALGDIVFEDDGDLALDVDPKLAIALRQRARFPVEVNRADYAELLQVPGIGPKSARRIVVQRRVHRFGDVAELRRVGVAVRRAAPFVLINGRAQGSVDVFARRIAARLRADHQLSLPLGG